Proteins encoded by one window of Anguilla rostrata isolate EN2019 chromosome 9, ASM1855537v3, whole genome shotgun sequence:
- the LOC135262350 gene encoding spindle assembly abnormal protein 7-like isoform X2, with translation MVAIWRGIVLTLWLAYIQFVPQIVLNIDKFFNVEHQGNVTNNSDGPMWSDSILLYIKERITHYAGSLMGNLPNLPTLPNLPECWNLVPSSYDKAEWLVLGSLIMFSINCVALLVFKTRKHQRTWKELDNKILKLHNEVNASKKSASAMNLRYKELKASFHQMQKKSALQAEENHKTMEAERLRSKTMIQHLRTDLAANMDICKRKEQRLVAMTQRWEMREEELAELAVKKLLEMAEQGKRKERKLRAMAEVCQEKDDQLAAMALTLQMKKEKVADLTKLCQDNEENKATLLKLCHEKDEKLAAFFVASEHQEAVLQEKIAQELAQQLEINKLKERLSALEDEVKEKEILLMAQKEEQREAASLRKKLTEVSSELADLKRSAASSSHSLPTAQETSAVKVECIVHTTSNGHGEETDSGVEREGSELAGSRQQTIAEEKKPVQEVGGACRREERPGRIRVEFGSYRPRRVYTQGQETTQRSGQTQDSLLHVLTMNE, from the exons ATGGTGGCGATTTGGCGTGGAATTGTCTTGACTCTTTGGTTGGCGTACATACAATTTGTGCCTCAGATCGTTCTGAACATTGACAAGTTTTTTAACGTAGAACATCAAG GCAATGTCACCAACAACTCGGATGGTCCCATGTGGTCAGACAGCATCCTGCTGTACATCAAGGAGCGGATAACACACTATGCCGGAAGC CTCATGGGAAACCTACCCAACCTACCCACCCTACCCAACCTACCCGAATGCTGGAATCTGGTCCCATCATCGTATGACAAGGCTGAGTGGCTGGTGTTGGGATCACTGATAATGTTTTCCATAAACTGCGTAGCATTGCTTGTG TTTAAAACCAGGAAGCACCAAC GGACTTGGAAGGAGCTTGACAATAAAATTCTCAAGCTTCACAATGAGGTGAATGCCTCAAAAAAATCTGCTTCTGCAATGAATCTTCGTTACAAGGAGCTGAAG GCATCATTCCACCAGATGCAAAAGAAATCAGCTCTACAGGCAGAAGAGAACCATAAGACCATGGAAGCAGAGAGACTGAGGAGCAAGACCATGATTCAACACTTGAGGACTGACTTGGCTGCCAATATGGACATCTGTAAGAGAAAAGAGCAGAGGCTGGTAGCCATGACCCAAAGATGGGAGATGAGGGAAGAGGAATTGGCTGAGCTGGCAGTGAAGAAGCTGTTAGAGATGGCAGAGCAGGGTAAGAGGAAAGAACGGAAGCTGAGGGCCATGGCAGAGGTTTGCCAGGAGAAGGATGACCAGCTGGCAGCCATGGCTCTCACACTGCAGATGAAGAAGGAGAAGGTGGCGGACCTGACAAAGCTCTGCCAGGACAATGAAGAGAACAAGGCCACCTTGCTGAAACTGTGCCACGAGAAGGATGAGAAACTGGCAGCCTTCTTTGTGGCGTCTGAGCACCAAGAGGCCGTCCTGCAGGA GAAGATCGCTCAGGAATTGGCCCAGCAGTTGGAAATCAACAAACTGAAGGAGAGGCTCTCTGCCCTGGAGGATGAAGTCAAAGAAAAGGAAATCCTGCTCATGGCCCAG AAAGAGGAACAGCGTGAAGCAGCCAGTCTGCGGAAGAA GCTCACAGAGGTCAGCAGTGAGCTGGCTGACCTGAAAAGATCAGCCGCCAGTTCCTCCCATAGCCTCCCCACTGCACAGGAGACCAGTGCTGTGAAAG TTGAATGCATCGTACACACCACTTCAAATGGTCAT ggagaggagacTGATTCAGGAGTTGAGAGGGAAGGAAGTGAGCTGGCAGGCTCCAGGCAGCAAACCATCGCTGAAGAGAA GAAGCCAGTTcaggaggtgggcggggcctgcaggCGGGAGGAGAGACCCGGTCGAATCAGGGTGGAGTTTGGCTCTTACCGGCCCAGGAGGGTTTACACCCAGGGGCAGGAGACCACCCAGCGCTCCGGCCAGACGCAG GATTCCTTGTTGCATGTGCTCACTATGAATGAATGA
- the LOC135262350 gene encoding spindle assembly abnormal protein 7-like isoform X3, whose amino-acid sequence MVAIWRGIVLTLWLAYIQFVPQIVLNIDKFFNVEHQGNVTNNSDGPMWSDSILLYIKERITHYAGSLMGNLPNLPTLPNLPECWNLVPSSYDKAEWLVLGSLIMFSINCVALLVFKTRKHQRTWKELDNKILKLHNEVNASKKSASAMNLRYKELKASFHQMQKKSALQAEENHKTMEAERLRSKTMIQHLRTDLAANMDICKRKEQRLVAMTQRWEMREEELAELAVKKLLEMAEQGKRKERKLRAMAEVCQEKDDQLAAMALTLQMKKEKVADLTKLCQDNEENKATLLKLCHEKDEKLAAFFVASEHQEAVLQEKIAQELAQQLEINKLKERLSALEDEVKEKEILLMAQKEEQREAASLRKKLTEVSSELADLKRSAASSSHSLPTAQETSAVKVECIVHTTSNGHEASSGGGRGLQAGGETRSNQGGVWLLPAQEGLHPGAGDHPALRPDAGFLVACAHYE is encoded by the exons ATGGTGGCGATTTGGCGTGGAATTGTCTTGACTCTTTGGTTGGCGTACATACAATTTGTGCCTCAGATCGTTCTGAACATTGACAAGTTTTTTAACGTAGAACATCAAG GCAATGTCACCAACAACTCGGATGGTCCCATGTGGTCAGACAGCATCCTGCTGTACATCAAGGAGCGGATAACACACTATGCCGGAAGC CTCATGGGAAACCTACCCAACCTACCCACCCTACCCAACCTACCCGAATGCTGGAATCTGGTCCCATCATCGTATGACAAGGCTGAGTGGCTGGTGTTGGGATCACTGATAATGTTTTCCATAAACTGCGTAGCATTGCTTGTG TTTAAAACCAGGAAGCACCAAC GGACTTGGAAGGAGCTTGACAATAAAATTCTCAAGCTTCACAATGAGGTGAATGCCTCAAAAAAATCTGCTTCTGCAATGAATCTTCGTTACAAGGAGCTGAAG GCATCATTCCACCAGATGCAAAAGAAATCAGCTCTACAGGCAGAAGAGAACCATAAGACCATGGAAGCAGAGAGACTGAGGAGCAAGACCATGATTCAACACTTGAGGACTGACTTGGCTGCCAATATGGACATCTGTAAGAGAAAAGAGCAGAGGCTGGTAGCCATGACCCAAAGATGGGAGATGAGGGAAGAGGAATTGGCTGAGCTGGCAGTGAAGAAGCTGTTAGAGATGGCAGAGCAGGGTAAGAGGAAAGAACGGAAGCTGAGGGCCATGGCAGAGGTTTGCCAGGAGAAGGATGACCAGCTGGCAGCCATGGCTCTCACACTGCAGATGAAGAAGGAGAAGGTGGCGGACCTGACAAAGCTCTGCCAGGACAATGAAGAGAACAAGGCCACCTTGCTGAAACTGTGCCACGAGAAGGATGAGAAACTGGCAGCCTTCTTTGTGGCGTCTGAGCACCAAGAGGCCGTCCTGCAGGA GAAGATCGCTCAGGAATTGGCCCAGCAGTTGGAAATCAACAAACTGAAGGAGAGGCTCTCTGCCCTGGAGGATGAAGTCAAAGAAAAGGAAATCCTGCTCATGGCCCAG AAAGAGGAACAGCGTGAAGCAGCCAGTCTGCGGAAGAA GCTCACAGAGGTCAGCAGTGAGCTGGCTGACCTGAAAAGATCAGCCGCCAGTTCCTCCCATAGCCTCCCCACTGCACAGGAGACCAGTGCTGTGAAAG TTGAATGCATCGTACACACCACTTCAAATGGTCAT GAAGCCAGTTcaggaggtgggcggggcctgcaggCGGGAGGAGAGACCCGGTCGAATCAGGGTGGAGTTTGGCTCTTACCGGCCCAGGAGGGTTTACACCCAGGGGCAGGAGACCACCCAGCGCTCCGGCCAGACGCAG GATTCCTTGTTGCATGTGCTCACTATGAATGA
- the LOC135262350 gene encoding CAP-Gly domain-containing linker protein 1-like isoform X1, translated as MVAIWRGIVLTLWLAYIQFVPQIVLNIDKFFNVEHQGNVTNNSDGPMWSDSILLYIKERITHYAGSLMGNLPNLPTLPNLPECWNLVPSSYDKAEWLVLGSLIMFSINCVALLVFKTRKHQRTWKELDNKILKLHNEVNASKKSASAMNLRYKELKASFHQMQKKSALQAEENHKTMEAERLRSKTMIQHLRTDLAANMDICKRKEQRLVAMTQRWEMREEELAELAVKKLLEMAEQGKRKERKLRAMAEVCQEKDDQLAAMALTLQMKKEKVADLTKLCQDNEENKATLLKLCHEKDEKLAAFFVASEHQEAVLQEKIAQELAQQLEINKLKERLSALEDEVKEKEILLMAQKEEQREAASLRKKLTEVSSELADLKRSAASSSHSLPTAQETSAVKVECIVHTTSNGHGEETDSGVEREGSELAGSRQQTIAEEKKPVQEVGGACRREERPGRIRVEFGSYRPRRVYTQGQETTQRSGQTQHGWGRENDSGGVEGSGRRGWAAWNRRPRQRSRPWEQHCDR; from the exons ATGGTGGCGATTTGGCGTGGAATTGTCTTGACTCTTTGGTTGGCGTACATACAATTTGTGCCTCAGATCGTTCTGAACATTGACAAGTTTTTTAACGTAGAACATCAAG GCAATGTCACCAACAACTCGGATGGTCCCATGTGGTCAGACAGCATCCTGCTGTACATCAAGGAGCGGATAACACACTATGCCGGAAGC CTCATGGGAAACCTACCCAACCTACCCACCCTACCCAACCTACCCGAATGCTGGAATCTGGTCCCATCATCGTATGACAAGGCTGAGTGGCTGGTGTTGGGATCACTGATAATGTTTTCCATAAACTGCGTAGCATTGCTTGTG TTTAAAACCAGGAAGCACCAAC GGACTTGGAAGGAGCTTGACAATAAAATTCTCAAGCTTCACAATGAGGTGAATGCCTCAAAAAAATCTGCTTCTGCAATGAATCTTCGTTACAAGGAGCTGAAG GCATCATTCCACCAGATGCAAAAGAAATCAGCTCTACAGGCAGAAGAGAACCATAAGACCATGGAAGCAGAGAGACTGAGGAGCAAGACCATGATTCAACACTTGAGGACTGACTTGGCTGCCAATATGGACATCTGTAAGAGAAAAGAGCAGAGGCTGGTAGCCATGACCCAAAGATGGGAGATGAGGGAAGAGGAATTGGCTGAGCTGGCAGTGAAGAAGCTGTTAGAGATGGCAGAGCAGGGTAAGAGGAAAGAACGGAAGCTGAGGGCCATGGCAGAGGTTTGCCAGGAGAAGGATGACCAGCTGGCAGCCATGGCTCTCACACTGCAGATGAAGAAGGAGAAGGTGGCGGACCTGACAAAGCTCTGCCAGGACAATGAAGAGAACAAGGCCACCTTGCTGAAACTGTGCCACGAGAAGGATGAGAAACTGGCAGCCTTCTTTGTGGCGTCTGAGCACCAAGAGGCCGTCCTGCAGGA GAAGATCGCTCAGGAATTGGCCCAGCAGTTGGAAATCAACAAACTGAAGGAGAGGCTCTCTGCCCTGGAGGATGAAGTCAAAGAAAAGGAAATCCTGCTCATGGCCCAG AAAGAGGAACAGCGTGAAGCAGCCAGTCTGCGGAAGAA GCTCACAGAGGTCAGCAGTGAGCTGGCTGACCTGAAAAGATCAGCCGCCAGTTCCTCCCATAGCCTCCCCACTGCACAGGAGACCAGTGCTGTGAAAG TTGAATGCATCGTACACACCACTTCAAATGGTCAT ggagaggagacTGATTCAGGAGTTGAGAGGGAAGGAAGTGAGCTGGCAGGCTCCAGGCAGCAAACCATCGCTGAAGAGAA GAAGCCAGTTcaggaggtgggcggggcctgcaggCGGGAGGAGAGACCCGGTCGAATCAGGGTGGAGTTTGGCTCTTACCGGCCCAGGAGGGTTTACACCCAGGGGCAGGAGACCACCCAGCGCTCCGGCCAGACGCAG CATGGTTGGGGCAGAGAGAATGATAGTGGAGGAGTGGAGGGTTCGGGCAGAAGAGGCTGGGCTGCATGGAACCGACGACCGAGACAGCGCTCGAGACCCTGGGAGCAGCACTGTGATCGCTGA
- the LOC135262350 gene encoding spindle assembly abnormal protein 7-like isoform X4: protein MVAIWRGIVLTLWLAYIQFVPQIVLNIDKFFNVEHQGNVTNNSDGPMWSDSILLYIKERITHYAGSLMGNLPNLPTLPNLPECWNLVPSSYDKAEWLVLGSLIMFSINCVALLVFKTRKHQRTWKELDNKILKLHNEVNASKKSASAMNLRYKELKASFHQMQKKSALQAEENHKTMEAERLRSKTMIQHLRTDLAANMDICKRKEQRLVAMTQRWEMREEELAELAVKKLLEMAEQGKRKERKLRAMAEVCQEKDDQLAAMALTLQMKKEKVADLTKLCQDNEENKATLLKLCHEKDEKLAAFFVASEHQEAVLQEKIAQELAQQLEINKLKERLSALEDEVKEKEILLMAQKEEQREAASLRKKLTEVSSELADLKRSAASSSHSLPTAQETSAVKVECIVHTTSNGHEASSGGGRGLQAGGETRSNQGGVWLLPAQEGLHPGAGDHPALRPDAAWLGQRE from the exons ATGGTGGCGATTTGGCGTGGAATTGTCTTGACTCTTTGGTTGGCGTACATACAATTTGTGCCTCAGATCGTTCTGAACATTGACAAGTTTTTTAACGTAGAACATCAAG GCAATGTCACCAACAACTCGGATGGTCCCATGTGGTCAGACAGCATCCTGCTGTACATCAAGGAGCGGATAACACACTATGCCGGAAGC CTCATGGGAAACCTACCCAACCTACCCACCCTACCCAACCTACCCGAATGCTGGAATCTGGTCCCATCATCGTATGACAAGGCTGAGTGGCTGGTGTTGGGATCACTGATAATGTTTTCCATAAACTGCGTAGCATTGCTTGTG TTTAAAACCAGGAAGCACCAAC GGACTTGGAAGGAGCTTGACAATAAAATTCTCAAGCTTCACAATGAGGTGAATGCCTCAAAAAAATCTGCTTCTGCAATGAATCTTCGTTACAAGGAGCTGAAG GCATCATTCCACCAGATGCAAAAGAAATCAGCTCTACAGGCAGAAGAGAACCATAAGACCATGGAAGCAGAGAGACTGAGGAGCAAGACCATGATTCAACACTTGAGGACTGACTTGGCTGCCAATATGGACATCTGTAAGAGAAAAGAGCAGAGGCTGGTAGCCATGACCCAAAGATGGGAGATGAGGGAAGAGGAATTGGCTGAGCTGGCAGTGAAGAAGCTGTTAGAGATGGCAGAGCAGGGTAAGAGGAAAGAACGGAAGCTGAGGGCCATGGCAGAGGTTTGCCAGGAGAAGGATGACCAGCTGGCAGCCATGGCTCTCACACTGCAGATGAAGAAGGAGAAGGTGGCGGACCTGACAAAGCTCTGCCAGGACAATGAAGAGAACAAGGCCACCTTGCTGAAACTGTGCCACGAGAAGGATGAGAAACTGGCAGCCTTCTTTGTGGCGTCTGAGCACCAAGAGGCCGTCCTGCAGGA GAAGATCGCTCAGGAATTGGCCCAGCAGTTGGAAATCAACAAACTGAAGGAGAGGCTCTCTGCCCTGGAGGATGAAGTCAAAGAAAAGGAAATCCTGCTCATGGCCCAG AAAGAGGAACAGCGTGAAGCAGCCAGTCTGCGGAAGAA GCTCACAGAGGTCAGCAGTGAGCTGGCTGACCTGAAAAGATCAGCCGCCAGTTCCTCCCATAGCCTCCCCACTGCACAGGAGACCAGTGCTGTGAAAG TTGAATGCATCGTACACACCACTTCAAATGGTCAT GAAGCCAGTTcaggaggtgggcggggcctgcaggCGGGAGGAGAGACCCGGTCGAATCAGGGTGGAGTTTGGCTCTTACCGGCCCAGGAGGGTTTACACCCAGGGGCAGGAGACCACCCAGCGCTCCGGCCAGACGCAG CATGGTTGGGGCAGAGAGAATGA